A stretch of Macadamia integrifolia cultivar HAES 741 chromosome 7, SCU_Mint_v3, whole genome shotgun sequence DNA encodes these proteins:
- the LOC122084911 gene encoding ruvB-like 2, translated as MSQLAVQTRTQGFLALFTGDTGEIRAEVREQIDTKVAEWREEGKAEIVPGVLFIDEVHMLDIECFSFLNRALENEMAPILVVATNRGITTIRGTNYKSPHGIPIDLLDRLLIISTQPYTEDEIRKILDIRCQEEDVEMSEDAKVLLTKIGVEASLRYAIHLITGAALACQKRKGKLVEMEDISRVYQLFLDVKRSTQYLMEYQSQYMFSEVPTREGDEDEAIAMHS; from the exons ATGTCACAACTAGCTGTGCAGACCAG GACGCAGGGATTTCTTGCTCTCTTCACTGGCGATACGGGTGAAATCCGTGCAGAGGTTAGGGAGCAGATCGACACAAAGGTTGCAGAGTGGAGGGAGGAAGGGAAAGCAGAGATAGTGCCTGGGGTTCTGTTCATAGATGAGGTTCACATGCTTGACATTGAGTGCTTCTCATTTCTGAACCGTGCATTAGAGAATGAAATGGCGCCAATTCTGGTTGTTGCTACCAACAGAGGGATCACAACCATCCGAGGCACAAACTACAAATCCCCTCATGGCATACCTATTGACCTTCTTGATCGATTGCTCATCATATCCACACAGCCATACACAGAAGATGAAATACGTAAGATCCTTGACATCAGATGCCAAGAAGAAGATGTTGAGATGTCTGAGGATGCAAAGGTCTTGTTGACAAAGATTGGGGTGGAAGCATCCTTGAGGTATGCGATCCACCTCATCACTGGCGCAGCATTGGCTTGCCAGAAGCGGAAGGGAAAGCTTGTTGAAATGGAAGACATCAGTCGGGTATATCAGCTGTTCCTGGATGTAAAGAGATCGACACAATATTTGATGGAATATCAGAGTCAGTATATGTTCAGTGAAGTTCCAACTAGAGAGGGGGATGAAGATGAAGCCATTGCCATGCATTCATGA